From Calditrichia bacterium:
CTGCTGGAAAATATTTCCACCGGAAATCCGCGAGGCGATTTCTTCGAACGTTTCGGGCGTCAGTTTGCAGAATTGCATCGCCATCATGCGGAAACATTTGGTTTTTATGAAGATAACTTCATTGGTGCAACGCCGCAAATCAATCTTGCAGCAGGCAAATCTGCCCAAAATTGGGCAGAATTTTTTTGGGAAAAGCGCCTGCTGTTCCAATACAAACTTGCGGAAAAACGCGGTTACGCCACGCCTGATCTGACCAAATTATTCGGAAAACTGGAATCTGCAATTGCTGATTTGCTGGCTGGCAGCGAAGAGCCGCCATCGCTGTTGCACGGCGATTTGTGGAGCGGCAATTTTTTAGCGGATGAAAATAATGAACCGGTACTCATCGATCCGGCGGCATATTATGGTCACCGCGAAGCAGATTTGGCAATGACACAACTGTTCGGCGGTTTCAGCGAATCCTTTTACGCAGCCTATCGCGAGGCTTTTCCATTGCCGGATGGCTGGCGGGAACGGGAAAATTTATACAAATTGTATCATGTGTTAAACCATCTCAACCTGTTTGGCCGCGGGTATTACAGCCAGGCAATTTCGCTGTTACGAAATTATTTCTGATGCAATCTTAAAAAATTTCGTATATTATAAGAACGGACTAAAATATGTTGTCCGGGCTTTGCTTGATTGTCCGTAACTTGTTTGCAGGGCAATTTTTCAGGAAGTTTGATAATACAAGGAAGCAGCAGCGAAGCCAAGAATTACCATTAGTTAGAAAGGCACCTATGACTGAAGTGCAGTCGCGTCAAATTTTTTTGGTGATGGTGTTTTGGGCATTTGCTTTTTTTTGTCGTCCGGTGGCTGCTCAGGCAACAGCAGACCACCCGTATTTACCACTTTCCATCCCGGATCACGACGTAAAACCACTCCGTAATTTGGTCGATCCCCAGTTTCAAAAATCTCTCGAAGCACGGTTGCAGCAAAATCCCCTTTGGGCGAAATTGATGGCAGACAAACGGCTGGCTGTCGGTTTGGTAGATTTGAGTGATCCCGAAAATGTAAAATTTGCCAGAGTCAACGGCAACCAGATGATGTACGCAGCCAGTTTGCCAAAGCTGGCGATATTATTGGCTGCGGAAAATGCCATTGAGGAAGGGAAAATCCCGAATACGCAGGATGTGCAAAATGATCTGCGTATCATGATCAGCCAATCGAATAATCAAGCTGCAACCCGGATGTACCGAATGGTCGGTGGCGCAAAATATATCGAGAAAGTGCTCCGCAATCCACACAACCAATTTTACGATACGCGTTACGGCGGCGGATTGTGGGTGGGACGTCCGTATGCCAAAGGCGGGCAGCGATACGGCGATCCGATGAAAAACCTCAGCCACGCTGCAACGGCAACGCAGGTTTGCCGCTATTATTATTTGCTGGCGATGGGCAAATTGATCAACCGGCAGCGCAGTGAAGAAATGTTAGGCTATCTGGTTGATCCGGAACTGCACCACAAATTTGTGAACAGCATCGAACGGGTTGCGCCGGATTGCAAAATATACCGGAAATCCGGCACGTGGCGAAACTGGCACGCGGATTCCATGTTGTGCTGGGGACCGAACTGGCGCCGTTATATTTTGGTGGGGTTGGTGGAAGATGCCAAAGGCGAGCAGATTTTACGTGATCTGGTTCCGGCGGTCGAAGAAGTGTTGCGCAGTCATTCCGCCGCATACGAAGTTCAGTAAAAACAAAGAATTATCAATTGAAAATATAAGCTCCCGGAATTCCGGGAGCTTTTTTTATTCGCTCAAAATTTTATCGATGAATGTTGCAATCGACTGATGCTCAACGGCGGAATTTTTTTTGAGCACGTTGGACATCAACGCGACGTAATAAATTCGTCCATCCTCATGCTCTACTATCGCGACGGAATTCATATAATTATCAACATTCCCGCGATATTTTCCGCACTCAAAACCCTCTTCTTTTTTGCATTTATACAAGCTGCCGGATTTGAAATAGACCTTTGCCGAATTCAGTCGCGGCGATGCCGCATAACGAATTCTGCGGGCGGTCAGGTATAACATTCGTTTGATTTCCAGGCTTGACCACGAATCCACCAGCTTGCCCCGTTCCATCGCAACCAGATATTTCATCAACGCGCGAGGTGTGGCGTAACTGCGTGCGCCGGGCACACGGTTTTGTCCGGTTGCGGTGAAAAAGCTGCCCAATTGCCACTCGTTTTCGGTAATGCCGACGGCACGAAGCGGGTCGTTCACAACCGAAAGCGCCATGATTTTCAGCGAATCCTTGCGGGTATTTTTGAAAAATTCGGCTTCCTGCTCGAGTGATGGTGGGTAATTTTCGCCAAATTGACGCATTAACAGCATCTCTTTCCAAACGGTGCTGGCTGCGGCGTTGGAACTGGCGGAAAGCATGTGATCCGTCCATTCGTATAGCGAAAACGTGTCGCCAATCCGCACGGCACGCACGGCAAATGCTTTGGTTTCGACATTGTAAACCGGTACTTCGTGATGGTTGGGCATCGCCCATTGATCGGCGATAATCATGCGGTTTCGCATCAGTTCGATGCGTTTTTCCGGTGCATCCGGGAACAGCCGCTGGAGTTCGGTGAACAATCCGGCGGCAATCGCAAGCTTGCCAACGCTGCCGGGATTAAATTCGCGATCCGCCTGCCGTTCGGCGTAGCGAACCGGTTTTCCGGGCGTTACTTCCAGCACGGAAACAGAATAGCTTTCGTCACGATTGGGGAACAGCGCATCGATTTTTTTCTGAAAATCTTCGCTGACAGGTGGCAAACTTGCCAGGCTGTCGCCCCGTTCGTTTTGCAGATTTAGCAACATATCGCCGATGCTTTTCTGCCCACCGGACGGCGGTTTGGTGCCGCGCAACTCGCCGTTCATCACCAGTTGCAGTCGCAACAATCTGCGAATGCCGGTGATCAAATATCCGTCATACGGATATGCCTGCAAAAAATCACTTGCAAACAAACTCAATATTAACAGCAATTTATAGATTGGTTTTTGCATATTTCGATTCCCAGTTTTCAGTCAAGTTTGATAAACGTGCGATGGAATGTTGCCGCAAAGGTGCAAAGCACACAAAGAAAGATTTTGAATTACACTGACACCTTTAGCGTTGCGAAGCAGGAGCTTCGCAACGAGTATAAAAAAAATCGCGATCTTGCGCCTTTGCGGCAAAAAAATCCTAAAACACAACCGATCGCGCGATGAGGTATTGGGCAATAAAATACGTCGAGAGAATGAGCAATTGCGCATTGCGAAATCGTTTCACGAAACGGTTGAACGCCAGCGAAGTATCGGAAATGACGAACAGAATTGCGCCGATCATTCCCCAAAGCGCAGCCGGCGATTGCAGTTGATCCCACCGTGCGGCAGCCAGCCAGCCCATCGAAGCGATTGCCGTCGCGTAAATTGCAACCGGTATTCGCATTTTTCCGAGATGCCGCCATGCGTAAGCCACAAATAATCCTGCCGCGAGAAAAAATATCACCAAAAAGATGATGCTGTCAAACGGCACAATTTCCCGGGAAAATGCCGCAATATAAAACAGATGCGCGATCAAAAAACTGACCAAACCGGGAATAAAGCGATCGCCCGGCAGCATCAAAAAAATATCGCCGAACAGCGAGAACAGCAACCCGAGCAAAATCCATTGCTGATAGGTTGCATCCGCACAAACGAGCGAACCGGCGAGCAGTAAAATAGCAATTGTCGTCAGCGGCTTGAACAAATACACCTGCCAGCGCGGACCGGAATATTCGGCGCGAATGTTCAGCGCAGCAGAAAGAAAAATGGCGGTTGGCAAGATGATTTCGGGCATTTTCGTAATTCGTTTCTGTGGTAAAAGGAGGGATTTTCTGCATCCCAAATCCCAATTTGATTGGAAAGAGATAAAGTTTAGCCGGGAACAAATACATGATTCGGAGATCATTTTATGTCATTCCCGCAATCTTTAAGCGGGAATCAAAAGCTTCAATATTCCGGATGCCCGATAAAAGCGCTCGGACAAGGCAACACCAGTTGTGGATAAAAAAACGCAATCCGCAAATGGAAAATTTTGGTAACTACCTATTTATTCAACACTTCGACCACTTTTCCGCGCAAAATATTCACGGTGGCGTCGGTGATTTCCACGTTCACAAACTGACCGCGGCGAAAATCGCCTTTCGGGAAAATCACGATTTTGTTGGCATCGTTGCGACCCTGAAATTCATCTGCAGATTTTTTGGTGAATTCCTGATCGATCAGCACTTCGTGAATTTGCCCGATGTGCGCCAGGTTTTTTTGGTAGGAATGGCGCCGCTGGATCTCGTTCAATTTCACGATGCGTTCGGTTTTTACCGGCTCGGGCACGTCGTCCGGAAATTTGCGTTTGGCAATGGTTTGCGGGCGTTCGGAATATTTGAAAATGAACGCGGAATCGTATTGCACAGCTTCCATCACGTTCAGCGTTTCCGCAAATTCGGCGTCGGTTTCGGTGGGGAATCCCACGATAATATCCGTGCTGAGCGCCATTTGCGGATACAACTCGCGAATCTCATCAACGAGATCGAGATATTCTTTTTGGGTGTAGGTGCGGTTCATCATTTCCAAAACGCGGTCGTTGCCGGCTTGCAGCGGCAGATGAATCTGTTTGCACAATTTGGGATTTTCGGCAATCACTTTCAGCAGTGGGCGCGGGAAATCTTTCGGGTGCGGGGAGGTAAAGCGGATGCGCTCGATGCCCTCAACTTCGCTCACTTTTTCCAATAAATACGCGAAATCGTTGCCTTCAAATTTGTAAGAATTGACGTTTTGCCCGAGCAGCGTGATCTGGCGAAAGCCCTGTTCGGCCAGTCGTTTAGCTTCGTCCACCACGTTTTGAGGGGATCGGCTGCGTTCGCGACCACGGGTGTAAGGCACAACGCAAAAGGTGCAGAAGTTATCGCAGCCGCGCATCACGGCAATCCATGCGTTCACACCTTCTGTCTGGGTGGGATAGACATCGCTGTAAGTTTCAAATTCTGATAGGGTTACGTCCCAATTTTTTGCATCATTTCCGTTGACATCCATATCTGCCAGCAGTTGCGGAAGGCGTTTGTAGCTGTCCGGTCCGGCGATAAAATCGATGGGCAATTTGGGATTTTCCAGCAATTGTTTGCGGAAATTGGTGGCCATGCAGCCCAAAATTCCGACCTGCGCTTTACCTTTTCCGTTGCGTTCAGACTGGATCCTATTGATCCGGCTGAAAACTTTGTTGTTGGCGTTTTCCCGAACGGAGCAGGTGTTCAGCAGCACGATGTCCGCATCCGTTTCCGTTTGGGTCAGTTCGTAGCCGCTTTCCGCCAGCACGGATTTCACGATTTCCGTATCATACACGTTCATCTGGCAGCCGTATGTTTCGATAAAGACTTTTTTCATCCGATCATTCCTAAAAATTTTTTCCAATAGCCCAAAAATTTACAACCTTTCGCCGGATGAACAAAGAAAAAATTAACTCGGCAGGATTTTGCAAACGCAAAAAATCGATTGCCGGAAGCGCTTGAATATTTCCAACGATTGCGATAACTTGTTGAAAATTTGTAAGCTGGATTGGATGTTACATTTTTGAAATCCGGTTGTTTTTGGATTCAGGCGACTCCTGCCGCCACGCCGAAAGGCACTCCATCGGAGCAGGAGTGACCGGAATATTGTCATTCCTGCGATGGCAGGAATCCCCATATTCAGGTTAATCACGAACTAATCGGGAATTATCCTGCAACTGACGGTTAACAATTAAAAAGGGAGAAAACTGTGGCGACGACTGATCAACGGGTTATCCGGCGCGGGCCATACCCGGAACTCACCTGGCCGGCGATTCTTGTGGGCTATTTTTTGGGTGCAATTATTACGTTGAGTATTGGTTACGCCAGTCTGATTCTGGGCTTTTCAATCGAAGGATCGGAACTGGCGGCAATTTTAGGCTTCGGGATTTTGCGCGGCATCATGAAGCGATCGAGCATTGTGGAAAACAACATCAACCAGACGATCGCCAGCGGCGTAAACGGCGCTTCGGCGGGGATGATGTTTTCTGTACCGGCGCTGTTTATTCTCGGCGAAACCAGTTTCAACCCGATACTGATGGTTTTTGGCTGTATGGCTGGCGCTGTTTTGGGTATCGCATTCATCATTCCATTGCGTAAACAAATGATTGATTATGAAAGACTTACCTATCCCGGCGGTGTAGCGGTAGCTGCAATCTTGAAATCACCCGGCGCGGGCATGCGCAAAGCCATGTTCATGCTTGGCGGCGCGGCGATCAGCGGGATTGTGCATTTTCTTTCGCTGTCCACCGGATTTGAAAACTGGGAATTAGGCGCCATAATCGGGATGCCCGGCTACATGAACGGCGTTTGGTACGTATCGATGCTGACGCTCGGTGTGGCGTTCATCGCCGGTCGCGGCGGCGTATTTTTCATTATTGGCGGTTATGTGTGTTACTGGATTTTGGCGCCGATTTTAGCGGCGCAGGGGCATATTTTGGCAGATGTCAACCCGAATACCTTGCGGGTGGAATTGTTTCGTCCGGTGGGTATCGGGATGTTGATCGGCGGCGCAGTTGCCGGAATTTTACTGGCCTTCCCGCTGATCGTCAGCGCGATTCGCAGCATGCAGAACGCCGCAAAAATGGGCACCGGACTCTCGAAAGATGAAATGCCCATCAAGTTTTTGTATTTCGCAATTGTCGGTGCAGCGATTTTACTGTTCATCATTGCGGTAACTTCAACGCGGGAAATCGGGCTGGTTCGTGGCGGATTGATGGCCATTATGGGCACGCTCTGGATCTGGATTGCCGGCGTTATTTTATCCGAATGCATCGGGCGTACCAACTGGTCGCCGCTCAGCGGGATGACACTCATCGCAATTACCATTTTTATTTTTATCGCCAGCGGCATTGCTGATAGCGCAGCAATTATTTCTGCGGTTACTGTCGGTGCTGCCGCATGTGTCGCAATGGCGCAAGCTACAGATTTGATGCTCGATTTGAAAACCGGATACCTTGTTGGCGCGACGCCCAAAAAACAGCAAATCGGACAGTTTTTGGGCAGTTGGCTCGGTCCGATTTTGGTGATGACGCTGATATTTATTTTGCATCAGGCAGATGGTTTGGGCAGCGAAAAATTGCCTGCGCCGCAGGGACAGGCGCTTGCCAGCGTAATTGAAGGCATTTTGGGCGGCGATGTGCCTCGAATGAAATATCTCGCCGGCGCAGGTTTGGGCGCGTTGCTCAGTTTCAGCGGCATCGGCGGACTGGGAATTTTGGTTGGATTGGGATTTTACCTGCCGTTCAATATTGTGCTTACTTACAGCCTCGGCACGCTCGGGCGAGTGGTTTTGGATCGTGTGAAAGGTCATCGTTTTAGCGAAGATATCGGTATTCCGGTTGCCGCCGGTTTGATCGTCGGCGAAGCGCTGGTCGGTGTCGGTTTCGCAATGGTGAAAGTGATTCAGGGTGCGATGGGTGGCTGATGCAGCGGCACGGAATAATGGAAAAGGATAAATGATAAAGGATAAAGTGAAGAAGGCAAATAGCTGATCGCTAATGGCTTTAACATAGAGGAATTTAAGAATGAAATTATTTGGTTTTATTTTGATTGCTGCCGGCTTTTTGGGCGGATCGTATCTTACTTCGCTGGACCCGAAACTGGTCGAATGGAACTACTTTTTACCGATGCTGGTTGTCGGTATCGTCGGCGTTGTGATTGTGCGAATGGGCAACAAACAGGCTGCACAGGAAAGCGGCAAAGTGAGCGAAAATTTAGGCGTAATTGATCGCAGCATCGCAAATCTCGTAAAAAATGTTTCCCAATTGAATCGCGACAAAGACAAAATTCATACCTATGATATGCACAAAAAAATCGATGCGCTCTTGCTGGAAGATCTCGATGCGTTTGCAGAAGCGCGGGAAACCATTGCGCATGTGCACGGTTTGGCAAATTATGCGGATGTGATGAATCATTTCGCCGGTGGCGAACGCTATCTTAACCGGGTTTGGTCGGCTTCCGCGGATGGATATATCGACGAAGTGAATGAGTATATCGGGCGGGCGCAGGAGCAATTTGAGGAAGCGCAAAAGTTGTTGAACAAATTTACCGGAAAATAAATTCTTGCCGGTAACAGCTTTGATGTGATTTCACGGTTCAATAAAAAACGCATAGCGGCAATAATAACCGCTATGCGTTTTTTATGGGTATCTAAGCCTAGCTAAAACAACAACTAAGCTTCGTCAATGATTAGAAACCAATTGATGCGCCGATTGCAATTACCTGGTTCTTAACGTCTGCTTCATCGGCAGAATCATCAAAGGAACTCAGGCGAGTAAATAGCGTCATCAAATCCAACCGTCATTTTACCGGCTCCAATATTGATACCCCCGCCGAACACGAGGTTAAAATCCGTACTTTGATATCTTCGATATCTTCCTCAAAGAATCCCGTTTGCTTCGGCTTTGACTTTCGATGAAGCTTTGATACCCAGCGCCGGTCCGGCGAAATGTTTGGTTTTACAGTGCTGC
This genomic window contains:
- a CDS encoding fructosamine kinase family protein: MTNLHKQIETWAGEPIAQKSGVGGGSIASTSRIRFASGREVFLKTGANHPKMFPVEANGLAELRKSGAIRVPEVLHVTGEMLLLENISTGNPRGDFFERFGRQFAELHRHHAETFGFYEDNFIGATPQINLAAGKSAQNWAEFFWEKRLLFQYKLAEKRGYATPDLTKLFGKLESAIADLLAGSEEPPSLLHGDLWSGNFLADENNEPVLIDPAAYYGHREADLAMTQLFGGFSESFYAAYREAFPLPDGWRERENLYKLYHVLNHLNLFGRGYYSQAISLLRNYF
- a CDS encoding serine hydrolase, with the protein product MVFWAFAFFCRPVAAQATADHPYLPLSIPDHDVKPLRNLVDPQFQKSLEARLQQNPLWAKLMADKRLAVGLVDLSDPENVKFARVNGNQMMYAASLPKLAILLAAENAIEEGKIPNTQDVQNDLRIMISQSNNQAATRMYRMVGGAKYIEKVLRNPHNQFYDTRYGGGLWVGRPYAKGGQRYGDPMKNLSHAATATQVCRYYYLLAMGKLINRQRSEEMLGYLVDPELHHKFVNSIERVAPDCKIYRKSGTWRNWHADSMLCWGPNWRRYILVGLVEDAKGEQILRDLVPAVEEVLRSHSAAYEVQ
- a CDS encoding serine hydrolase, producing MQKPIYKLLLILSLFASDFLQAYPYDGYLITGIRRLLRLQLVMNGELRGTKPPSGGQKSIGDMLLNLQNERGDSLASLPPVSEDFQKKIDALFPNRDESYSVSVLEVTPGKPVRYAERQADREFNPGSVGKLAIAAGLFTELQRLFPDAPEKRIELMRNRMIIADQWAMPNHHEVPVYNVETKAFAVRAVRIGDTFSLYEWTDHMLSASSNAAASTVWKEMLLMRQFGENYPPSLEQEAEFFKNTRKDSLKIMALSVVNDPLRAVGITENEWQLGSFFTATGQNRVPGARSYATPRALMKYLVAMERGKLVDSWSSLEIKRMLYLTARRIRYAASPRLNSAKVYFKSGSLYKCKKEEGFECGKYRGNVDNYMNSVAIVEHEDGRIYYVALMSNVLKKNSAVEHQSIATFIDKILSE
- a CDS encoding lysoplasmalogenase, with translation MPEIILPTAIFLSAALNIRAEYSGPRWQVYLFKPLTTIAILLLAGSLVCADATYQQWILLGLLFSLFGDIFLMLPGDRFIPGLVSFLIAHLFYIAAFSREIVPFDSIIFLVIFFLAAGLFVAYAWRHLGKMRIPVAIYATAIASMGWLAAARWDQLQSPAALWGMIGAILFVISDTSLAFNRFVKRFRNAQLLILSTYFIAQYLIARSVVF
- the miaB gene encoding tRNA (N6-isopentenyl adenosine(37)-C2)-methylthiotransferase MiaB codes for the protein MKKVFIETYGCQMNVYDTEIVKSVLAESGYELTQTETDADIVLLNTCSVRENANNKVFSRINRIQSERNGKGKAQVGILGCMATNFRKQLLENPKLPIDFIAGPDSYKRLPQLLADMDVNGNDAKNWDVTLSEFETYSDVYPTQTEGVNAWIAVMRGCDNFCTFCVVPYTRGRERSRSPQNVVDEAKRLAEQGFRQITLLGQNVNSYKFEGNDFAYLLEKVSEVEGIERIRFTSPHPKDFPRPLLKVIAENPKLCKQIHLPLQAGNDRVLEMMNRTYTQKEYLDLVDEIRELYPQMALSTDIIVGFPTETDAEFAETLNVMEAVQYDSAFIFKYSERPQTIAKRKFPDDVPEPVKTERIVKLNEIQRRHSYQKNLAHIGQIHEVLIDQEFTKKSADEFQGRNDANKIVIFPKGDFRRGQFVNVEITDATVNILRGKVVEVLNK
- a CDS encoding OPT/YSL family transporter; amino-acid sequence: MATTDQRVIRRGPYPELTWPAILVGYFLGAIITLSIGYASLILGFSIEGSELAAILGFGILRGIMKRSSIVENNINQTIASGVNGASAGMMFSVPALFILGETSFNPILMVFGCMAGAVLGIAFIIPLRKQMIDYERLTYPGGVAVAAILKSPGAGMRKAMFMLGGAAISGIVHFLSLSTGFENWELGAIIGMPGYMNGVWYVSMLTLGVAFIAGRGGVFFIIGGYVCYWILAPILAAQGHILADVNPNTLRVELFRPVGIGMLIGGAVAGILLAFPLIVSAIRSMQNAAKMGTGLSKDEMPIKFLYFAIVGAAILLFIIAVTSTREIGLVRGGLMAIMGTLWIWIAGVILSECIGRTNWSPLSGMTLIAITIFIFIASGIADSAAIISAVTVGAAACVAMAQATDLMLDLKTGYLVGATPKKQQIGQFLGSWLGPILVMTLIFILHQADGLGSEKLPAPQGQALASVIEGILGGDVPRMKYLAGAGLGALLSFSGIGGLGILVGLGFYLPFNIVLTYSLGTLGRVVLDRVKGHRFSEDIGIPVAAGLIVGEALVGVGFAMVKVIQGAMGG